Proteins encoded together in one Plutella xylostella chromosome 17, ilPluXylo3.1, whole genome shotgun sequence window:
- the LOC105394659 gene encoding ubiquitin carboxyl-terminal hydrolase 7 isoform X1, translating into MNHTPAAERPPHDANVTQVEEMETQDVETIDTATEKTWDEDLLMKGSNGEVVMAEPVKSLETTATAMPQDAEMEDDEARSEATFRFTVHNFRNLKDSVLSPPCYVRNLPWKIMVMPRQAPSPDRQQQQKSLGFFLQCNGESESSSWSCYAMAELRLLSHKPDTETFYRKIQHLFYSKENDWGFSHFMAWNDVLDPDKGYTKDDAITLEVHVTAEAPHGVSWDSKKHTGYVGLKNQGATCYMNSLLQTLYFTNQLRKAVYKMPTESDDSTRSVALALQRVFYELQFSDKPVGTKKLTKSFGWETLDSFMQHDVQEFLRVLLDKLESKMKGTCVEGTVPRLFEGKMTSYIKCKNVNVSSTRVETFYDIQLNIKGKKNIDESFKDYINTETLDGENKYDAGEHGLQEAEKGVIFATFPPVLHLHLMRFQYDPINDSSVKFNDRFEFYEHINLDAYLQEKPEVPADYTLHAVLVHSGDNHGGHYVVFINPRGDGKWCKFDDDVVSRCTKQEAIEYNYGGHDEDMALTVRHCTNAYMLVYIRDAEMKTVLQEVTQLDIPTELSERLAEEKRIETIRRKERNEAHLYMTVNVVLEEAFDGHQGNDLYDPERAHYRVFRVRKQATVAELMDMLAENFRYPLKHLRPWPFSARSNQTCRPTCLDILNDQLKTVADVSESTNPWNIFLEMLPPDSGLAALPTFDKENDVVLFFKYYDPKNKRIHYCGHHYLPIASKLADLIPILNKRVGFPPDTPLVLYEEIKPDFVEKISNYNDPLEKVLDELMDGDIIVFERADQRHDELELPTCQDYFKYIFYKVEVHFVDKSVPNDPGFTMELSMQMRYDQMARAVGQRLNVDPYLIQFFKCQNYKDSPGLPLRYSYDGILKDLLVYCKPKCSKKLFYQILSIKINELDNKKQFKCLWVGPNYKEDKELILYPNKGGKVADILEEAAKVVEMSPEGSGRLRIVEVSCHKVLPGPELELTLDQVIMSPPRLYRIEEIPRDELHLQEDEMLVPCAHFHKQVYATFGIPFYARVKQHEPFQAVKDRLQKKLDIPDKEWEKYNFAIVTNGRPNYISEGATVNIYEFRPSSNANLPVSDATGRPWLGLEHLNKTPKRSRVNYLEKAIKIYN; encoded by the exons ATGAACCACACGCCCGCCGCGGAGAGGCCGCCACACGACGCCAATGTGACCCAGGTCGAGGAGATGGAGACACAGGACG TGGAGACCATAGACACAGCTACAGAGAAGACCTGGGACGAGGACCTGCTCATGAAGGGCTCCAATGGGGAGGTTGTGATGGCCGAACCCGTCAAGAGTCTGGAAACAACTGCCACCGCCATGCCT CAGGACGCGGAGATGGAGGACGACGAGGCGCGCTCCGAAGCCACGTTCCGCTTCACGGTGCACAACTTCAGGAATCTCAAAGACTCCGTGCTGTCTCCGCCCTGCTACGTGCGCAACTTGCCGTGGAAGATCATGGTGATGCCGCGCCAGGCGCCCTCGCCCGACCGGCAGCAGCAGCAGAAGAGTCTCGGCTTCTTCCTGCAGTGCAACGGCGAGTCTGAGTCGTCGAGCTGGTCGTGCTACGCCATGGCCGAGCTAAGGCTGCTGTCGCACAAGCCCGACACCGAGACCTTTTATAGGAAGATTCAGCATTTGTTCTACAG CAAGGAGAACGACTGGGGCTTCTCCCACTTCATGGCGTGGAACGACGTGCTGGACCCGGACAAGGGCTACACGAAGGACGACGCCATCACGCTGGAGGTGCACGTCACGGCCGAGGCGCCGCACGGCGTCTCGTGGGACTCCAAGAAGCACACCGGATATGTCG GTCTGAAAAATCAAGGAGCGACCTGTTATATGAATTCGTTGTTGCAAACTCTTTATTTCACAAATCAATTGAGGAAGGCCGTCTACAAGATGCCCACAGAATCTGATGATAGCACAAG GTCGGTGGCGCTGGCGCTGCAGCGGGTGTTCTACGAGCTGCAGTTCTCGGACAAGCCGGTGGGCACCAAGAAGCTGACCAAGAGCTTCGGCTGGGAGACGCTCGACTCCTTCATGCAACACGACGTACAGGAGTTCTTGAGG GTGCTACTAGACAAGCTGGAGAGCAAGATGAAGGGCACGTGCGTGGAGGGCACCGTGCCGCGGCTGTTCGAGGGCAAGATGACGTCCTACATCAAGTGCAAGAACGTGAACGTGTCCAGCACGCGCGTCGAGACCTTCTACGACATACAGCTTAACATCAAGGGGAAGAAGAACA TCGACGAGTCCTTCAAAGACTACATCAACACTGAAACCCTCGACGGGGAGAACAAGTACGACGCGGGCGAGCACGGGCTGCAGGAGGCGGAGAAGGGCGTGATCTTCGCGACCTTCCCGCCCGTGCTGCACCTGCACCTCATGAGGTTCCAGTACGACCCCATCAACGACAGCAGCGTCAAGTTTAATGATAG GTTCGAATTCTACGAGCACATAAACCTGGACGCGTACCTTCAGGAGAAGCCGGAAGTGCCCGCGGACTACACGCTCCACGCGGTCCTAGTTCACTCGGGGGACAACCACGGCGGACACTATGTCGTGTTCATCAACCCCCGGGGCGACGGGAAG TGGTGCAAGTTCGACGACGACGTGGTGTCGCGCTGCACGAAGCAGGAGGCCATCGAGTACAACTACGGCGGCCACGACGAGGACATGGCGCTCACAGTGCGCCACTGCACCAACGCGTACATGCTGGTGTATATCAG AGACGCGGAAATGAAGACGGTGCTGCAGGAGGTGACGCAGCTGGACATCCCCACGGAGCTCAGCGAGCGCCTCGCCGAGGAGAAGAGGATCGAGACC ATCCGGCGCAAAGAGCGCAACGAAGCTCACCTCTACATGACGGTGAACGTGGTACTAGAAGAGGCGTTCGACGGGCACCAGGGCAATGACCTCTACGACCCCGAGCGCGCGCACTACCGCGTGTTCCGAGTGAGGAAACAAGCGACGGTCGCCGAGCTCATGGACATGCTGGCCGAGAACTTCAGATACCCGCTCAAGCACCTCCGGCCTTGGCCTTTCAGCGCGCGCTCTAATCAG ACATGCCGGCCCACATGCCTCGACATCCTGAACGACCAGCTCAAAACCGTCGCGGACGTCTCCGAGAGCACCAACCCGTGGAACATATTCCTGGAGATGCTGCCCCCGGACTCTGGTCTAGCCGCTCTACCCACCTTCGACAAGGAGAACGATGTGGTGCTGTTCTTCAAGTACTACGATCCGAAGAATAAGCGGATCCACTACTGCGGCCATCATTATCTGCCGATCGCGAGCAAGCTGGCCGATCTGATTCCGATACTGAATAAGCGTGTTG GATTCCCACCTGATACCCCGCTTGTGCTATACGAAGAGATCAAACCGGACTTTGTGGAGAAGATTAGCAACTACAACGATCCTCTAgaaaag GTACTGGACGAGCTGATGGACGGCGACATCATCGTGTTCGAGCGAGCGGACCAGCGCCACGACGAGCTCGAGCTGCCCACGTGCCAGGACTACTTCAAGTACATCTTCTATAAGGTGGAGGTGCACTTTGTGGACAAGAGCGTGCCTAATGATCCCGG ATTCACAATGGAACTGTCGATGCAGATGCGGTACGACCAGATGGCGCGCGCGGTGGGGCAGCGGCTCAACGTCGACCCGTACTTAATACAGTTCTTCAAGTGTCAAAA TTACAAGGACAGTCCCGGCCTGCCTTTAAGATACTCTTATGATGGAATACTTAAGGACTTATTAGTGTACTGTAAACCAAAATGCTCTAAGAAATTGTTCTACCAGATTTtatctattaaaattaatgaattgGACAACAAAAAACAGTTCAAGTGCTTATGG GTTGGACCAAATTATAAGGAAGATAaagaattaattttatatccaAATAAAGGTGGCAAAGTAGCAGATATATTAGAAGAAGCGGCAAAGGTTGTTGAAATGTCCCCAGAAGGATCTGGCAG GTTAAGAATAGTGGAGGTGTCGTGTCACAAGGTGCTGCCGGGGCCGGAGCTGGAGCTGACGCTGGACCAGGTGATCATGTCGCCGCCGCGCCTCTACCGCATCGAGGAGATACCCAGGGACGAGCTGCATCTGCAG GAGGACGAGATGCTGGTCCCGTGCGCGCACTTCCACAAGCAGGTGTACGCGACGTTCGGCATCCCGTTCTACGCGCGCGTGAAGCAGCACGAGCCCTTCCAGGCAGTCAAGGACCGCCTGCAGAAGAAGCTCGACATACCCGACAAGGAGTGGGAAAAG TACAATTTCGCTATAGTGACAAATGGCAGACCTAACTATATTAGTGAAGGAGCGACAGTAAATATTTACGAATTTAGGCCAAGTAGTAACGCAA ATTTGCCCGTTTCAGACGCGACGGGGCGGCCGTGGCTCGGCCTGGAACACCTCAACAAGACGCCCAAGCGCTCGCGCGTCAACTACCTAGAGAAGGCCATCAAGATATACAACTGA
- the LOC105394659 gene encoding ubiquitin carboxyl-terminal hydrolase 7 isoform X5, whose protein sequence is MKGSNGEVVMAEPVKSLETTATAMPQDAEMEDDEARSEATFRFTVHNFRNLKDSVLSPPCYVRNLPWKIMVMPRQAPSPDRQQQQKSLGFFLQCNGESESSSWSCYAMAELRLLSHKPDTETFYRKIQHLFYSKENDWGFSHFMAWNDVLDPDKGYTKDDAITLEVHVTAEAPHGVSWDSKKHTGYVGLKNQGATCYMNSLLQTLYFTNQLRKAVYKMPTESDDSTRSVALALQRVFYELQFSDKPVGTKKLTKSFGWETLDSFMQHDVQEFLRVLLDKLESKMKGTCVEGTVPRLFEGKMTSYIKCKNVNVSSTRVETFYDIQLNIKGKKNIDESFKDYINTETLDGENKYDAGEHGLQEAEKGVIFATFPPVLHLHLMRFQYDPINDSSVKFNDRFEFYEHINLDAYLQEKPEVPADYTLHAVLVHSGDNHGGHYVVFINPRGDGKWCKFDDDVVSRCTKQEAIEYNYGGHDEDMALTVRHCTNAYMLVYIRDAEMKTVLQEVTQLDIPTELSERLAEEKRIETIRRKERNEAHLYMTVNVVLEEAFDGHQGNDLYDPERAHYRVFRVRKQATVAELMDMLAENFRYPLKHLRPWPFSARSNQTCRPTCLDILNDQLKTVADVSESTNPWNIFLEMLPPDSGLAALPTFDKENDVVLFFKYYDPKNKRIHYCGHHYLPIASKLADLIPILNKRVGFPPDTPLVLYEEIKPDFVEKISNYNDPLEKVLDELMDGDIIVFERADQRHDELELPTCQDYFKYIFYKVEVHFVDKSVPNDPGFTMELSMQMRYDQMARAVGQRLNVDPYLIQFFKCQNYKDSPGLPLRYSYDGILKDLLVYCKPKCSKKLFYQILSIKINELDNKKQFKCLWVGPNYKEDKELILYPNKGGKVADILEEAAKVVEMSPEGSGRLRIVEVSCHKVLPGPELELTLDQVIMSPPRLYRIEEIPRDELHLQEDEMLVPCAHFHKQVYATFGIPFYARVKQHEPFQAVKDRLQKKLDIPDKEWEKYNFAIVTNGRPNYISEGATVNIYEFRPSSNANLPVSDATGRPWLGLEHLNKTPKRSRVNYLEKAIKIYN, encoded by the exons ATGAAGGGCTCCAATGGGGAGGTTGTGATGGCCGAACCCGTCAAGAGTCTGGAAACAACTGCCACCGCCATGCCT CAGGACGCGGAGATGGAGGACGACGAGGCGCGCTCCGAAGCCACGTTCCGCTTCACGGTGCACAACTTCAGGAATCTCAAAGACTCCGTGCTGTCTCCGCCCTGCTACGTGCGCAACTTGCCGTGGAAGATCATGGTGATGCCGCGCCAGGCGCCCTCGCCCGACCGGCAGCAGCAGCAGAAGAGTCTCGGCTTCTTCCTGCAGTGCAACGGCGAGTCTGAGTCGTCGAGCTGGTCGTGCTACGCCATGGCCGAGCTAAGGCTGCTGTCGCACAAGCCCGACACCGAGACCTTTTATAGGAAGATTCAGCATTTGTTCTACAG CAAGGAGAACGACTGGGGCTTCTCCCACTTCATGGCGTGGAACGACGTGCTGGACCCGGACAAGGGCTACACGAAGGACGACGCCATCACGCTGGAGGTGCACGTCACGGCCGAGGCGCCGCACGGCGTCTCGTGGGACTCCAAGAAGCACACCGGATATGTCG GTCTGAAAAATCAAGGAGCGACCTGTTATATGAATTCGTTGTTGCAAACTCTTTATTTCACAAATCAATTGAGGAAGGCCGTCTACAAGATGCCCACAGAATCTGATGATAGCACAAG GTCGGTGGCGCTGGCGCTGCAGCGGGTGTTCTACGAGCTGCAGTTCTCGGACAAGCCGGTGGGCACCAAGAAGCTGACCAAGAGCTTCGGCTGGGAGACGCTCGACTCCTTCATGCAACACGACGTACAGGAGTTCTTGAGG GTGCTACTAGACAAGCTGGAGAGCAAGATGAAGGGCACGTGCGTGGAGGGCACCGTGCCGCGGCTGTTCGAGGGCAAGATGACGTCCTACATCAAGTGCAAGAACGTGAACGTGTCCAGCACGCGCGTCGAGACCTTCTACGACATACAGCTTAACATCAAGGGGAAGAAGAACA TCGACGAGTCCTTCAAAGACTACATCAACACTGAAACCCTCGACGGGGAGAACAAGTACGACGCGGGCGAGCACGGGCTGCAGGAGGCGGAGAAGGGCGTGATCTTCGCGACCTTCCCGCCCGTGCTGCACCTGCACCTCATGAGGTTCCAGTACGACCCCATCAACGACAGCAGCGTCAAGTTTAATGATAG GTTCGAATTCTACGAGCACATAAACCTGGACGCGTACCTTCAGGAGAAGCCGGAAGTGCCCGCGGACTACACGCTCCACGCGGTCCTAGTTCACTCGGGGGACAACCACGGCGGACACTATGTCGTGTTCATCAACCCCCGGGGCGACGGGAAG TGGTGCAAGTTCGACGACGACGTGGTGTCGCGCTGCACGAAGCAGGAGGCCATCGAGTACAACTACGGCGGCCACGACGAGGACATGGCGCTCACAGTGCGCCACTGCACCAACGCGTACATGCTGGTGTATATCAG AGACGCGGAAATGAAGACGGTGCTGCAGGAGGTGACGCAGCTGGACATCCCCACGGAGCTCAGCGAGCGCCTCGCCGAGGAGAAGAGGATCGAGACC ATCCGGCGCAAAGAGCGCAACGAAGCTCACCTCTACATGACGGTGAACGTGGTACTAGAAGAGGCGTTCGACGGGCACCAGGGCAATGACCTCTACGACCCCGAGCGCGCGCACTACCGCGTGTTCCGAGTGAGGAAACAAGCGACGGTCGCCGAGCTCATGGACATGCTGGCCGAGAACTTCAGATACCCGCTCAAGCACCTCCGGCCTTGGCCTTTCAGCGCGCGCTCTAATCAG ACATGCCGGCCCACATGCCTCGACATCCTGAACGACCAGCTCAAAACCGTCGCGGACGTCTCCGAGAGCACCAACCCGTGGAACATATTCCTGGAGATGCTGCCCCCGGACTCTGGTCTAGCCGCTCTACCCACCTTCGACAAGGAGAACGATGTGGTGCTGTTCTTCAAGTACTACGATCCGAAGAATAAGCGGATCCACTACTGCGGCCATCATTATCTGCCGATCGCGAGCAAGCTGGCCGATCTGATTCCGATACTGAATAAGCGTGTTG GATTCCCACCTGATACCCCGCTTGTGCTATACGAAGAGATCAAACCGGACTTTGTGGAGAAGATTAGCAACTACAACGATCCTCTAgaaaag GTACTGGACGAGCTGATGGACGGCGACATCATCGTGTTCGAGCGAGCGGACCAGCGCCACGACGAGCTCGAGCTGCCCACGTGCCAGGACTACTTCAAGTACATCTTCTATAAGGTGGAGGTGCACTTTGTGGACAAGAGCGTGCCTAATGATCCCGG ATTCACAATGGAACTGTCGATGCAGATGCGGTACGACCAGATGGCGCGCGCGGTGGGGCAGCGGCTCAACGTCGACCCGTACTTAATACAGTTCTTCAAGTGTCAAAA TTACAAGGACAGTCCCGGCCTGCCTTTAAGATACTCTTATGATGGAATACTTAAGGACTTATTAGTGTACTGTAAACCAAAATGCTCTAAGAAATTGTTCTACCAGATTTtatctattaaaattaatgaattgGACAACAAAAAACAGTTCAAGTGCTTATGG GTTGGACCAAATTATAAGGAAGATAaagaattaattttatatccaAATAAAGGTGGCAAAGTAGCAGATATATTAGAAGAAGCGGCAAAGGTTGTTGAAATGTCCCCAGAAGGATCTGGCAG GTTAAGAATAGTGGAGGTGTCGTGTCACAAGGTGCTGCCGGGGCCGGAGCTGGAGCTGACGCTGGACCAGGTGATCATGTCGCCGCCGCGCCTCTACCGCATCGAGGAGATACCCAGGGACGAGCTGCATCTGCAG GAGGACGAGATGCTGGTCCCGTGCGCGCACTTCCACAAGCAGGTGTACGCGACGTTCGGCATCCCGTTCTACGCGCGCGTGAAGCAGCACGAGCCCTTCCAGGCAGTCAAGGACCGCCTGCAGAAGAAGCTCGACATACCCGACAAGGAGTGGGAAAAG TACAATTTCGCTATAGTGACAAATGGCAGACCTAACTATATTAGTGAAGGAGCGACAGTAAATATTTACGAATTTAGGCCAAGTAGTAACGCAA ATTTGCCCGTTTCAGACGCGACGGGGCGGCCGTGGCTCGGCCTGGAACACCTCAACAAGACGCCCAAGCGCTCGCGCGTCAACTACCTAGAGAAGGCCATCAAGATATACAACTGA
- the LOC105394659 gene encoding ubiquitin carboxyl-terminal hydrolase 7 isoform X6, producing MKGSNGEVVMAEPVKSLETTATAMPDAEMEDDEARSEATFRFTVHNFRNLKDSVLSPPCYVRNLPWKIMVMPRQAPSPDRQQQQKSLGFFLQCNGESESSSWSCYAMAELRLLSHKPDTETFYRKIQHLFYSKENDWGFSHFMAWNDVLDPDKGYTKDDAITLEVHVTAEAPHGVSWDSKKHTGYVGLKNQGATCYMNSLLQTLYFTNQLRKAVYKMPTESDDSTRSVALALQRVFYELQFSDKPVGTKKLTKSFGWETLDSFMQHDVQEFLRVLLDKLESKMKGTCVEGTVPRLFEGKMTSYIKCKNVNVSSTRVETFYDIQLNIKGKKNIDESFKDYINTETLDGENKYDAGEHGLQEAEKGVIFATFPPVLHLHLMRFQYDPINDSSVKFNDRFEFYEHINLDAYLQEKPEVPADYTLHAVLVHSGDNHGGHYVVFINPRGDGKWCKFDDDVVSRCTKQEAIEYNYGGHDEDMALTVRHCTNAYMLVYIRDAEMKTVLQEVTQLDIPTELSERLAEEKRIETIRRKERNEAHLYMTVNVVLEEAFDGHQGNDLYDPERAHYRVFRVRKQATVAELMDMLAENFRYPLKHLRPWPFSARSNQTCRPTCLDILNDQLKTVADVSESTNPWNIFLEMLPPDSGLAALPTFDKENDVVLFFKYYDPKNKRIHYCGHHYLPIASKLADLIPILNKRVGFPPDTPLVLYEEIKPDFVEKISNYNDPLEKVLDELMDGDIIVFERADQRHDELELPTCQDYFKYIFYKVEVHFVDKSVPNDPGFTMELSMQMRYDQMARAVGQRLNVDPYLIQFFKCQNYKDSPGLPLRYSYDGILKDLLVYCKPKCSKKLFYQILSIKINELDNKKQFKCLWVGPNYKEDKELILYPNKGGKVADILEEAAKVVEMSPEGSGRLRIVEVSCHKVLPGPELELTLDQVIMSPPRLYRIEEIPRDELHLQEDEMLVPCAHFHKQVYATFGIPFYARVKQHEPFQAVKDRLQKKLDIPDKEWEKYNFAIVTNGRPNYISEGATVNIYEFRPSSNANLPVSDATGRPWLGLEHLNKTPKRSRVNYLEKAIKIYN from the exons ATGAAGGGCTCCAATGGGGAGGTTGTGATGGCCGAACCCGTCAAGAGTCTGGAAACAACTGCCACCGCCATGCCT GACGCGGAGATGGAGGACGACGAGGCGCGCTCCGAAGCCACGTTCCGCTTCACGGTGCACAACTTCAGGAATCTCAAAGACTCCGTGCTGTCTCCGCCCTGCTACGTGCGCAACTTGCCGTGGAAGATCATGGTGATGCCGCGCCAGGCGCCCTCGCCCGACCGGCAGCAGCAGCAGAAGAGTCTCGGCTTCTTCCTGCAGTGCAACGGCGAGTCTGAGTCGTCGAGCTGGTCGTGCTACGCCATGGCCGAGCTAAGGCTGCTGTCGCACAAGCCCGACACCGAGACCTTTTATAGGAAGATTCAGCATTTGTTCTACAG CAAGGAGAACGACTGGGGCTTCTCCCACTTCATGGCGTGGAACGACGTGCTGGACCCGGACAAGGGCTACACGAAGGACGACGCCATCACGCTGGAGGTGCACGTCACGGCCGAGGCGCCGCACGGCGTCTCGTGGGACTCCAAGAAGCACACCGGATATGTCG GTCTGAAAAATCAAGGAGCGACCTGTTATATGAATTCGTTGTTGCAAACTCTTTATTTCACAAATCAATTGAGGAAGGCCGTCTACAAGATGCCCACAGAATCTGATGATAGCACAAG GTCGGTGGCGCTGGCGCTGCAGCGGGTGTTCTACGAGCTGCAGTTCTCGGACAAGCCGGTGGGCACCAAGAAGCTGACCAAGAGCTTCGGCTGGGAGACGCTCGACTCCTTCATGCAACACGACGTACAGGAGTTCTTGAGG GTGCTACTAGACAAGCTGGAGAGCAAGATGAAGGGCACGTGCGTGGAGGGCACCGTGCCGCGGCTGTTCGAGGGCAAGATGACGTCCTACATCAAGTGCAAGAACGTGAACGTGTCCAGCACGCGCGTCGAGACCTTCTACGACATACAGCTTAACATCAAGGGGAAGAAGAACA TCGACGAGTCCTTCAAAGACTACATCAACACTGAAACCCTCGACGGGGAGAACAAGTACGACGCGGGCGAGCACGGGCTGCAGGAGGCGGAGAAGGGCGTGATCTTCGCGACCTTCCCGCCCGTGCTGCACCTGCACCTCATGAGGTTCCAGTACGACCCCATCAACGACAGCAGCGTCAAGTTTAATGATAG GTTCGAATTCTACGAGCACATAAACCTGGACGCGTACCTTCAGGAGAAGCCGGAAGTGCCCGCGGACTACACGCTCCACGCGGTCCTAGTTCACTCGGGGGACAACCACGGCGGACACTATGTCGTGTTCATCAACCCCCGGGGCGACGGGAAG TGGTGCAAGTTCGACGACGACGTGGTGTCGCGCTGCACGAAGCAGGAGGCCATCGAGTACAACTACGGCGGCCACGACGAGGACATGGCGCTCACAGTGCGCCACTGCACCAACGCGTACATGCTGGTGTATATCAG AGACGCGGAAATGAAGACGGTGCTGCAGGAGGTGACGCAGCTGGACATCCCCACGGAGCTCAGCGAGCGCCTCGCCGAGGAGAAGAGGATCGAGACC ATCCGGCGCAAAGAGCGCAACGAAGCTCACCTCTACATGACGGTGAACGTGGTACTAGAAGAGGCGTTCGACGGGCACCAGGGCAATGACCTCTACGACCCCGAGCGCGCGCACTACCGCGTGTTCCGAGTGAGGAAACAAGCGACGGTCGCCGAGCTCATGGACATGCTGGCCGAGAACTTCAGATACCCGCTCAAGCACCTCCGGCCTTGGCCTTTCAGCGCGCGCTCTAATCAG ACATGCCGGCCCACATGCCTCGACATCCTGAACGACCAGCTCAAAACCGTCGCGGACGTCTCCGAGAGCACCAACCCGTGGAACATATTCCTGGAGATGCTGCCCCCGGACTCTGGTCTAGCCGCTCTACCCACCTTCGACAAGGAGAACGATGTGGTGCTGTTCTTCAAGTACTACGATCCGAAGAATAAGCGGATCCACTACTGCGGCCATCATTATCTGCCGATCGCGAGCAAGCTGGCCGATCTGATTCCGATACTGAATAAGCGTGTTG GATTCCCACCTGATACCCCGCTTGTGCTATACGAAGAGATCAAACCGGACTTTGTGGAGAAGATTAGCAACTACAACGATCCTCTAgaaaag GTACTGGACGAGCTGATGGACGGCGACATCATCGTGTTCGAGCGAGCGGACCAGCGCCACGACGAGCTCGAGCTGCCCACGTGCCAGGACTACTTCAAGTACATCTTCTATAAGGTGGAGGTGCACTTTGTGGACAAGAGCGTGCCTAATGATCCCGG ATTCACAATGGAACTGTCGATGCAGATGCGGTACGACCAGATGGCGCGCGCGGTGGGGCAGCGGCTCAACGTCGACCCGTACTTAATACAGTTCTTCAAGTGTCAAAA TTACAAGGACAGTCCCGGCCTGCCTTTAAGATACTCTTATGATGGAATACTTAAGGACTTATTAGTGTACTGTAAACCAAAATGCTCTAAGAAATTGTTCTACCAGATTTtatctattaaaattaatgaattgGACAACAAAAAACAGTTCAAGTGCTTATGG GTTGGACCAAATTATAAGGAAGATAaagaattaattttatatccaAATAAAGGTGGCAAAGTAGCAGATATATTAGAAGAAGCGGCAAAGGTTGTTGAAATGTCCCCAGAAGGATCTGGCAG GTTAAGAATAGTGGAGGTGTCGTGTCACAAGGTGCTGCCGGGGCCGGAGCTGGAGCTGACGCTGGACCAGGTGATCATGTCGCCGCCGCGCCTCTACCGCATCGAGGAGATACCCAGGGACGAGCTGCATCTGCAG GAGGACGAGATGCTGGTCCCGTGCGCGCACTTCCACAAGCAGGTGTACGCGACGTTCGGCATCCCGTTCTACGCGCGCGTGAAGCAGCACGAGCCCTTCCAGGCAGTCAAGGACCGCCTGCAGAAGAAGCTCGACATACCCGACAAGGAGTGGGAAAAG TACAATTTCGCTATAGTGACAAATGGCAGACCTAACTATATTAGTGAAGGAGCGACAGTAAATATTTACGAATTTAGGCCAAGTAGTAACGCAA ATTTGCCCGTTTCAGACGCGACGGGGCGGCCGTGGCTCGGCCTGGAACACCTCAACAAGACGCCCAAGCGCTCGCGCGTCAACTACCTAGAGAAGGCCATCAAGATATACAACTGA